A window from Ignavibacteriota bacterium encodes these proteins:
- a CDS encoding UDP-N-acetylmuramate--L-alanine ligase yields the protein MIKNFIKKVHFVGIGGIGMSGLAEILVNQGFKVSGSDLSLTEITERLQSLGIEIFQGHQKENIKDCDLVVYSSAVNKENPEVKEAIERKIPTIKRAEMLAETMRMKNGIGIAGTHGKTSTTSMVGLVLTEGGIDPTIIVGGKLSSLGGTNARLGNGDYIVVEADEFDRTFLQLTPSIAAITTLEKEHLDTYKDLDDIKSAFIQFANKVPFYGFVVLCLDEPALQDIIPQINKTIITYGISPQADVKAVDISFDKNQSTYTVIYKGEELGEIKLNLPGLHYVKNSLVAVTIAKEMGIDFEIIKKALGAFSGVYRRFEKKYDNEILVVDDYGHHPTETTATLLGIRSGWKRRIVAVFQPHLYSRTRDFYAEFGRSFLNSDVFICTDVYPAREKAIEGINGKLIADAAKDFGHKNVIYEADKNNIPSLLISLVKDGDIVITLGAGDIWKFGEKFVEEYKLKNKNENNK from the coding sequence ATGATAAAAAACTTTATTAAGAAAGTACACTTTGTTGGTATTGGCGGAATAGGAATGAGCGGACTTGCCGAAATTTTGGTTAATCAAGGTTTTAAAGTTTCCGGATCAGATTTATCTCTAACAGAAATTACAGAAAGATTGCAATCCCTCGGAATTGAAATATTTCAAGGTCATCAAAAAGAAAATATTAAAGACTGCGATTTGGTTGTTTATTCATCAGCTGTTAATAAAGAAAATCCAGAGGTCAAAGAAGCTATTGAAAGAAAAATTCCAACAATCAAAAGAGCGGAAATGCTAGCAGAAACAATGCGAATGAAAAATGGAATCGGCATTGCTGGAACTCATGGTAAGACAAGTACAACTTCAATGGTTGGTTTGGTTTTAACAGAAGGTGGAATTGATCCAACAATTATTGTTGGTGGAAAATTAAGTAGTCTTGGCGGAACCAATGCCAGATTGGGAAACGGCGATTATATTGTTGTAGAAGCTGACGAATTTGATAGAACTTTTCTTCAATTAACGCCAAGTATTGCAGCAATTACAACTTTAGAAAAAGAACATTTAGATACTTATAAAGATTTGGATGATATTAAATCAGCATTTATTCAATTTGCAAACAAAGTTCCATTTTATGGTTTTGTTGTTTTGTGTTTAGATGAACCGGCTTTGCAAGATATTATTCCACAAATTAACAAAACTATTATTACATATGGCATTTCTCCACAAGCTGATGTAAAGGCAGTTGATATTAGTTTTGATAAAAACCAAAGTACTTATACAGTTATTTATAAAGGTGAAGAATTAGGTGAAATTAAATTAAATCTCCCCGGTTTGCACTATGTTAAAAATTCATTAGTTGCGGTTACTATTGCAAAAGAAATGGGAATTGATTTTGAAATAATTAAAAAAGCGCTCGGTGCATTTTCTGGGGTTTATAGAAGATTTGAGAAAAAATATGATAATGAAATTTTGGTTGTTGATGATTACGGTCATCATCCAACCGAAACAACTGCAACATTATTAGGAATTAGGAGCGGTTGGAAACGAAGAATTGTAGCTGTATTTCAGCCACATCTATATTCAAGAACAAGAGACTTTTATGCTGAATTCGGCAGATCATTTTTAAACTCAGATGTTTTTATTTGCACTGATGTTTATCCGGCAAGAGAAAAAGCAATTGAAGGAATCAACGGAAAATTAATTGCAGATGCGGCAAAAGATTTTGGACATAAAAATGTTATCTATGAAGCTGATAAAAATAATATTCCAAGTTTACTAATTAGTTTAGTTAAAGATGGCGATATTGTTATCACACTTGGTGCAGGCGATATTTGGAAATTTGGTGAAAAGTTTGTTGAAGAATATAAATTGAAAAATAAAAATGAAAACAATAAATAA
- a CDS encoding FtsW/RodA/SpoVE family cell cycle protein, protein MKNLARILIGIVLFLIILGSIIIFSARGYSFFISHIGKVIFAAGAFVLFAVIPYKYYKNISKYMLVGILLALVYTLFSPAVKGASRWMNLGFMSFQPSEFAKIFLLIHLAVLIEKKGEGIKDFNNGLKYMLLWIGAVCLLIFVQPNVSTTIIVAATSFVLLYVAGARVLHLGGIVGGIAVIGSLGAMAFPHSRGRILSFIHSITEGGSINLQVLQSKIALGSGGLFGLGIGKSRQSDLFLPEPHNDFVFSVVGEELGFFGALAILFAYMAIFFVGILIAKKAKDDFGQLLAFGISFTIVMSAFIHVAVGLGLLPTTGITLPFISFGGTSIIIFSISLGILINIALISGRHREMKKARV, encoded by the coding sequence ATGAAAAATTTAGCAAGAATACTAATTGGTATAGTTTTATTTCTAATAATACTTGGATCAATAATTATTTTCTCCGCAAGAGGATATTCATTTTTTATTTCTCACATTGGAAAAGTAATTTTTGCTGCTGGTGCATTTGTTCTTTTTGCAGTAATTCCTTACAAATATTATAAAAACATAAGTAAGTATATGCTTGTAGGAATTTTACTTGCTTTAGTTTATACACTATTCTCACCGGCAGTAAAAGGTGCTTCAAGATGGATGAATCTAGGGTTTATGAGTTTTCAACCTTCTGAATTTGCAAAAATATTTTTACTGATTCATCTTGCAGTACTTATTGAAAAAAAAGGTGAAGGAATAAAAGATTTTAATAATGGATTAAAATATATGCTGCTTTGGATTGGGGCAGTTTGCCTATTAATATTTGTTCAACCGAATGTTAGTACAACAATAATTGTTGCGGCAACATCATTCGTATTGCTTTATGTTGCCGGGGCAAGGGTTTTACATTTGGGCGGAATAGTTGGCGGCATTGCGGTTATTGGAAGTTTAGGTGCAATGGCATTCCCGCATTCACGAGGAAGAATTTTAAGTTTCATCCACAGTATTACAGAAGGTGGAAGTATAAATCTTCAAGTGCTTCAATCAAAAATTGCTTTAGGGAGCGGCGGTCTATTTGGTTTAGGTATTGGTAAAAGCAGACAGAGTGATCTATTTCTTCCCGAACCTCATAACGATTTTGTGTTTTCTGTTGTTGGTGAAGAATTGGGATTTTTTGGCGCACTTGCTATTCTATTTGCTTACATGGCAATATTTTTTGTAGGCATCTTAATCGCAAAAAAAGCTAAAGATGATTTTGGTCAACTTTTAGCATTCGGAATTTCTTTTACAATAGTTATGAGTGCTTTCATTCATGTTGCAGTTGGACTTGGACTTTTACCAACAACCGGAATTACTTTACCATTTATTAGTTTCGGTGGAACATCAATAATAATATTTTCTATTTCACTTGGTATACTTATAAATATTGCTTTAATATCGGGAAGACATCGTGAAATGAAAAAGGCAAGAGTATGA
- the murG gene encoding undecaprenyldiphospho-muramoylpentapeptide beta-N-acetylglucosaminyltransferase, whose amino-acid sequence MNSKAYNFIFAAGGTGGHLYPAVAVAEQLKLLMPNSNILFIGTKNKIEAKVIPLLGFNFKTIWISGLRRKLTIKNLLFPIKLIVGSIQSFIINFQFKPNVAIGAGAYVSGPVIMMSKLLGSKVVLLEQNSFPGVTNRMLEKKADQIHISFEDSKKYFKDQTKLILSGNPIRTTLQLKDKIESLNKLNLSENKKTLLVLGGSLGASTINFAIKENLPLLTKADIQIIWQTGELYFDQYKSLANEKIKIFPFISEIENAYSACDLIVARAGATTIAEIAYLGLPVLFIPSKNVAANHQYKNAKSLADENAALLIEDSKLNLKLGTLILKSIQDENLLRNLSKNILKFSKPDAAKIIAEEVIKLAGAEINIVRN is encoded by the coding sequence ATGAACAGCAAAGCATACAATTTTATATTTGCTGCCGGAGGAACGGGCGGACATTTATATCCGGCGGTTGCAGTTGCCGAGCAATTGAAATTATTGATGCCGAATTCAAATATTCTTTTTATTGGAACAAAAAATAAAATTGAAGCGAAAGTAATTCCACTTCTTGGATTTAACTTTAAAACAATTTGGATAAGTGGATTAAGAAGAAAACTAACAATTAAAAATTTACTCTTCCCAATAAAATTGATAGTTGGATCTATTCAGTCATTTATAATTAATTTTCAATTCAAACCAAATGTAGCAATTGGCGCTGGAGCTTATGTCTCCGGACCAGTAATTATGATGTCAAAATTACTAGGTTCAAAAGTTGTATTGCTTGAACAAAATAGTTTCCCTGGTGTAACAAATAGAATGTTAGAAAAAAAAGCTGATCAAATTCATATAAGTTTTGAAGATTCAAAAAAATATTTTAAAGATCAAACAAAATTGATTTTATCAGGTAATCCTATAAGAACTACATTGCAATTAAAAGATAAAATTGAATCTTTGAATAAATTAAACCTAAGCGAAAATAAAAAAACCTTACTTGTATTGGGAGGAAGTCTTGGTGCTTCCACAATTAATTTTGCAATAAAAGAAAATCTACCTTTGTTAACCAAAGCTGATATTCAAATAATTTGGCAAACCGGAGAGCTTTATTTTGATCAATATAAATCGCTAGCAAATGAGAAAATTAAAATCTTCCCATTTATTTCAGAAATAGAAAACGCATATTCAGCATGTGATTTAATTGTAGCTAGAGCTGGCGCAACAACAATAGCTGAAATTGCATACTTGGGTTTGCCGGTTTTATTTATTCCTTCAAAAAATGTTGCTGCAAATCATCAATATAAAAACGCAAAATCTTTGGCTGATGAAAATGCTGCATTGCTGATAGAAGACTCCAAATTAAATTTAAAACTTGGCACATTGATATTAAAATCAATACAAGATGAAAATCTTCTAAGAAATTTGAGCAAAAATATTTTGAAATTTTCTAAACCGGATGCAGCAAAAATTATTGCAGAAGAAGTAATAAAACTAGCCGGTGCGGAAATAAATATTGTGAGAAATTAA